A window of Sutcliffiella cohnii contains these coding sequences:
- a CDS encoding metallophosphoesterase, with product MKKTITRRSFFKGIWKLIFTTLIASTVGYIYSRFIEPKQIKMNYYSIQHNLIPKSFSNMKIVQFSDTHVGHSFTEEDLVEVVNKINKEKPDIVFFTGDLMDDPLHYERAEDLIAILKKINAPYGKFSIYGNHDHGGYGTEIYEEIMNKADFKLLKNENVYIEAINSEKIYIAGVDDLMLGRPSFTEALDNIPSENFTILLVHEPDIADEISRQFRVQLQLSGHTHGGQVQIPFVGPIITPPLGSKYVEGFFYINDLTLYVNRGLGTTRQPYRFFAPPEITVFSLQHVDRDSE from the coding sequence ATGAAAAAGACAATTACACGACGTAGCTTTTTTAAAGGTATATGGAAACTAATATTTACAACTTTAATTGCAAGTACAGTTGGATATATATATTCTCGTTTTATAGAGCCAAAACAAATCAAAATGAATTATTATTCTATTCAACATAACCTCATACCGAAAAGCTTCTCTAATATGAAAATCGTTCAATTTTCTGATACACACGTTGGACATTCTTTTACCGAAGAAGATTTAGTAGAAGTTGTAAATAAAATTAATAAGGAAAAACCCGATATTGTCTTCTTTACTGGTGATTTAATGGATGACCCGTTACATTATGAGAGAGCAGAGGATTTAATTGCGATACTGAAAAAAATCAATGCTCCTTACGGCAAGTTTTCGATTTATGGAAACCATGATCACGGAGGGTATGGTACGGAAATATATGAAGAAATAATGAATAAAGCTGATTTTAAACTATTAAAAAATGAAAATGTTTATATTGAAGCGATAAACTCTGAAAAAATTTATATTGCTGGTGTAGACGATTTAATGCTAGGACGTCCCAGCTTCACTGAGGCTTTGGATAATATACCGAGTGAAAATTTCACGATTCTTCTAGTACATGAACCCGATATTGCAGATGAAATATCAAGACAATTTCGTGTTCAATTGCAGCTTTCAGGTCATACGCATGGTGGACAAGTACAAATTCCTTTTGTTGGACCAATTATAACGCCTCCTCTAGGTTCCAAATATGTAGAAGGTTTCTTCTATATAAACGATTTGACCTTATATGTTAATCGTGGACTAGGAACAACTAGACAACCGTATCGATTTTTTGCACCACCGGAAATAACAGTTTTTTCACTGCAACATGTTGATCGTGATTCAGAATAA
- the fadH gene encoding 2,4-dienoyl-CoA reductase produces MNRKVAVITGGSSGMGKYMGKKYSDEGYDVILTGRSKERLMGAIEELQMENAIPFEMDVRNLEKVKEMVEEIDRLYGRIDVLINNAAGNFVCPVEKLSPNGWNSVIDIVLNGTFYCSSEVGKYWIAKGVTGNIINMVATYAWNAGAGVAHSAAAKAGVLSLTRTLAVEWGTKYGIRVNAIAPGPIERTGGADKLLQSEEDMLKIKESVPLKRFGKPEEIAELAFFISSEKASYMNGECVTLDGGQWLQPFPF; encoded by the coding sequence GTGAATAGAAAAGTAGCGGTAATAACAGGTGGTTCAAGCGGAATGGGGAAATACATGGGTAAGAAATATAGTGATGAAGGATATGACGTTATTCTAACTGGAAGAAGTAAGGAAAGATTGATGGGTGCTATTGAAGAATTACAGATGGAAAACGCTATCCCGTTCGAAATGGACGTTCGAAATTTAGAAAAAGTAAAAGAAATGGTAGAGGAAATTGATCGATTATATGGACGAATAGACGTATTAATTAATAATGCTGCAGGCAATTTTGTTTGCCCGGTTGAAAAGCTATCACCAAATGGATGGAACTCTGTCATAGATATTGTATTAAATGGAACTTTTTACTGTTCTTCTGAGGTAGGGAAATATTGGATTGCTAAAGGGGTAACTGGCAACATAATTAATATGGTAGCAACATATGCATGGAATGCAGGTGCTGGTGTAGCGCATTCAGCTGCTGCTAAAGCAGGTGTATTATCGTTAACGAGAACATTAGCTGTAGAATGGGGAACTAAATATGGGATAAGAGTTAATGCGATTGCACCGGGTCCGATTGAACGGACTGGAGGTGCAGATAAATTATTACAATCAGAGGAAGATATGTTAAAAATAAAAGAAAGTGTACCTTTAAAACGTTTTGGTAAACCAGAAGAAATTGCTGAACTTGCGTTTTTTATTAGTTCTGAGAAAGCAAGCTACATGAATGGAGAATGTGTTACATTAGACGGAGGTCAATGGTTGCAACCATTTCCTTTTTAA
- a CDS encoding LysM peptidoglycan-binding domain-containing protein yields MSLFYKHEWDEENKELTLYINQTVAFSEFASELLPRNLKNNNAKNTLLEAAKEYVQTNIGSFNQISTYRIKFQNFLVAVLPKNKVANSNETTGNNESFQYTDYVYYIVQDSEKLKEICNLLNVKEETIRAYNGLTEDNISSGMKLKIPVYHHTVVTADSLHRIAQKYNVSKESIRVINNFSTDCLSLGQQIVIPKPI; encoded by the coding sequence ATGAGCTTATTTTATAAACACGAATGGGACGAAGAAAATAAAGAACTTACGTTATATATTAATCAGACTGTCGCTTTTTCGGAATTTGCATCAGAGCTTTTGCCAAGAAATTTGAAGAATAATAATGCGAAAAATACGTTATTGGAAGCTGCGAAAGAATATGTACAGACCAATATAGGTTCTTTCAATCAAATAAGTACGTATCGAATAAAATTTCAAAATTTCCTTGTAGCAGTATTACCAAAAAATAAAGTAGCAAATTCTAATGAAACAACTGGCAATAATGAATCATTCCAATATACTGATTATGTTTATTACATTGTTCAGGATAGCGAGAAATTAAAAGAGATATGCAACCTCCTAAATGTGAAAGAAGAGACAATAAGAGCGTACAATGGTTTGACAGAGGATAACATATCTTCAGGAATGAAGTTGAAAATCCCGGTATATCACCATACAGTCGTAACAGCTGATAGCTTACATCGAATCGCTCAAAAATATAATGTTTCAAAGGAGTCGATTAGAGTGATTAATAATTTTTCAACAGATTGCTTAAGTTTAGGACAACAAATCGTTATTCCAAAACCAATCTAA
- a CDS encoding EAL domain-containing protein yields the protein MDPLDIIGNIDDVFPYYQAIFSADKQEVIGYEVLGRIHLNEELKSLGGFFLDKTVPDEFKQEVDLVIIEKALKKIVSTGENTLLFINQHAEILLDDKEEKILKLLLQYEEKGLSLHNIVLEIAGTETLTDKDSFINLIQYYKTYGIKIAVTKISGTHLSFLAKLEPTILKIDVKILRESYEMSTHEDVLHSISVLARKMGSTLLYENMEASFQLQYAWRNGGRYYQGYYLHKPSATLVEKQYAKEKLKGKFHEFIRYEKRKLEAIQRLTEELQEKVQTYLTQLRPGAELDEWLLGLVTPFHKQSFRMYICDEDGFQLSSNIVNLDGKWLAQQHYLNKNWSWRPYFLENIMKMRVDRKGILSDVYNDIETKEPIRTFSYPITRNLYLYVDLSYEYLYEINDLL from the coding sequence ATGGATCCTTTAGATATTATTGGAAATATTGATGACGTATTTCCTTACTATCAAGCAATATTTAGTGCAGATAAACAAGAGGTAATAGGATATGAGGTATTAGGTCGGATTCATTTAAATGAAGAGTTGAAAAGTTTAGGAGGATTTTTTCTCGATAAGACCGTTCCTGACGAATTTAAACAAGAAGTGGACCTAGTAATAATTGAAAAAGCTCTTAAGAAAATTGTCTCTACTGGTGAAAACACACTATTATTCATTAACCAACACGCAGAAATTTTATTAGATGATAAGGAAGAAAAAATATTAAAATTATTATTACAATATGAGGAGAAAGGGTTATCTCTACATAATATAGTTTTGGAAATAGCTGGTACAGAAACATTAACTGATAAGGATTCTTTTATTAATTTAATTCAATATTATAAAACATATGGAATAAAAATTGCAGTTACTAAAATAAGCGGAACTCACTTATCCTTTTTGGCTAAACTTGAACCTACCATATTAAAAATTGATGTAAAAATATTACGTGAATCGTATGAGATGAGTACTCACGAAGACGTTTTACATTCCATTTCAGTATTGGCAAGGAAAATGGGATCAACATTACTCTATGAAAATATGGAAGCGTCTTTTCAACTTCAATATGCTTGGCGTAACGGTGGTCGTTATTATCAAGGTTACTACCTACATAAACCATCTGCGACGTTAGTAGAAAAACAGTATGCCAAAGAAAAGTTAAAAGGTAAGTTTCATGAGTTTATTAGGTATGAAAAGAGAAAATTAGAAGCAATACAACGTTTGACAGAAGAATTGCAAGAAAAAGTTCAAACATATCTTACACAACTTAGACCTGGTGCGGAATTAGATGAGTGGTTATTAGGTCTTGTTACACCGTTTCATAAGCAAAGTTTTCGTATGTATATTTGCGATGAAGACGGTTTTCAATTATCCTCCAATATAGTAAACCTTGATGGGAAATGGCTAGCTCAACAACATTATTTAAATAAAAACTGGAGCTGGAGACCGTACTTTTTGGAAAATATTATGAAGATGAGGGTGGACAGGAAAGGGATATTATCTGACGTTTATAATGATATTGAAACGAAAGAGCCAATTCGTACATTTTCTTATCCAATAACTCGTAATTTGTACTTATATGTTGATTTGTCCTATGAGTATTTATATGAAATAAATGACTTATTATAA
- a CDS encoding DUF3993 domain-containing protein produces the protein MKSMWKKVVVFSSCIILLFVINSPRILANEYLTEEEVIHFVKNASNAQLSLTEKNRSLQEVEAILNPYFSNLYIQYFLEEHLQKERGGYRTSGTDFTIFYVPFFTYTDQTEIIYDEQESSIHIIEFFPKDLEHLSLYEDHYESITMRKIDDEWKITQYDFVYEKPAILSEPTAKKESIKFVKTITPFEQRTTIQSVLSLTYVPYHTAKPLLLFASGYYYNL, from the coding sequence ATGAAGTCGATGTGGAAAAAAGTAGTAGTGTTTAGTAGCTGTATAATACTATTATTCGTTATTAATTCACCGCGCATATTGGCAAATGAATACCTAACGGAAGAAGAAGTTATACATTTTGTGAAAAATGCCTCAAACGCACAACTTTCATTAACCGAAAAAAACCGTTCACTTCAAGAAGTAGAAGCCATTTTAAACCCTTACTTTTCAAATTTGTATATTCAATACTTTTTAGAAGAACATTTACAAAAGGAAAGAGGAGGATATCGGACATCAGGTACAGATTTTACAATTTTTTATGTTCCTTTTTTCACCTACACTGATCAAACGGAAATAATTTATGATGAACAGGAATCAAGTATTCATATTATTGAATTTTTCCCTAAAGATTTGGAACACCTTAGTTTATATGAGGACCATTATGAATCTATTACGATGAGGAAAATTGACGATGAATGGAAAATTACTCAATACGATTTTGTTTATGAAAAGCCGGCTATATTAAGTGAACCGACTGCTAAAAAAGAGAGTATAAAATTTGTAAAAACTATTACTCCTTTTGAGCAGCGAACAACCATTCAATCTGTATTGTCTTTAACATATGTTCCATATCACACTGCCAAGCCTCTATTGTTATTTGCTTCTGGATATTATTATAATCTTTAA
- a CDS encoding YkuJ family protein, with protein MSVLVGIVKRLKDLKEVGTENNEPSQRFFEVNGEKVCSVKYFPKNDTYELEVYRGDTPSTYQFDNIDMIAIEIFELLD; from the coding sequence TTGTCAGTATTAGTTGGAATAGTTAAACGTTTAAAAGATTTAAAAGAAGTAGGTACAGAAAACAACGAACCATCACAACGCTTTTTTGAAGTAAATGGTGAAAAGGTGTGTAGTGTTAAATATTTTCCTAAAAATGATACATATGAATTAGAGGTATATCGTGGAGATACCCCTAGCACTTATCAGTTCGACAATATCGATATGATCGCGATTGAAATTTTCGAACTGCTTGATTAA
- a CDS encoding YueI family protein gives MSKNIDDYLDRGMKGNPETKPSERREYLTQLRERIIIALTNGQVLNKKVYYPLEDLMKRYPQCHLYLDGELGYQNLSKYVRLAKANKVPFTMVDDKQFSTKIGLVLSNATAIDKENIFVEQEEFLRHLR, from the coding sequence ATGAGTAAAAACATCGATGATTATTTAGATCGTGGAATGAAAGGGAATCCAGAAACAAAGCCAAGTGAAAGAAGAGAGTATTTAACGCAACTGAGGGAACGAATTATTATTGCGTTAACGAACGGTCAAGTGTTAAATAAAAAAGTGTACTACCCGTTAGAAGATTTAATGAAAAGGTACCCTCAATGTCATTTATATTTAGATGGCGAATTAGGTTATCAAAATCTATCCAAATATGTCCGACTTGCTAAGGCAAACAAAGTTCCGTTTACGATGGTAGATGATAAACAGTTTTCAACCAAAATTGGGCTTGTATTATCTAACGCAACAGCGATAGATAAAGAAAATATATTTGTAGAACAGGAAGAGTTTTTAAGACATTTAAGATAG
- a CDS encoding ribonuclease H-like YkuK family protein, translating to MFLSYMYYEPEKGKWFILETSLVFYNTIFKELTFDQMFDKIIEFIKKEPKACYRLSIGTDSQVHATVTKFVTAIHIHRVGKGAIGFLKTHLVNRKIESIREKISLETILSQEVAFLYTEERLLCIENLLLPFLNEGADFHFEIHLDIGTNGMTKELIKEMTGRIEAMGVEAKIKPESYAAFSYANRFTK from the coding sequence ATGTTTTTATCATATATGTATTATGAACCGGAAAAAGGGAAGTGGTTTATATTGGAGACTTCACTTGTTTTTTATAATACAATATTTAAAGAATTGACATTCGATCAAATGTTCGACAAAATAATCGAATTTATAAAAAAAGAGCCTAAAGCATGTTACCGTTTAAGTATCGGTACAGATTCGCAAGTACATGCGACCGTTACAAAGTTTGTTACAGCAATACATATCCATCGTGTCGGAAAAGGCGCTATAGGTTTTTTAAAAACTCACTTGGTCAATCGAAAAATAGAAAGTATTCGCGAAAAGATATCGTTAGAAACAATATTAAGTCAAGAGGTTGCCTTTTTATATACAGAGGAAAGGCTACTATGTATTGAAAACCTCCTGTTACCTTTTTTAAATGAAGGGGCAGACTTTCATTTTGAGATACATTTAGACATTGGAACAAATGGTATGACAAAAGAACTTATTAAAGAAATGACCGGGAGAATTGAGGCGATGGGGGTAGAAGCTAAAATTAAACCTGAATCGTATGCAGCGTTCTCCTACGCTAACAGGTTTACTAAGTAA
- the cbpB gene encoding cyclic-di-AMP-binding protein CbpB yields MISLHSGEFLETTIKDLIVSSERVAHVQVGNNLEHALLVLTKTGYTAVPVLDPTYKLKGLISSTVILDGILGLERIEFDRLDQMVVEDVMTTNIAKLHINDKVTKALELVVDHPFICIVNDDQVLEGILTRRSILKRLNSHIRRLNK; encoded by the coding sequence ATGATCAGTCTCCATAGTGGTGAGTTTTTAGAAACAACGATTAAAGATTTAATTGTTTCGTCAGAAAGAGTTGCGCATGTTCAAGTAGGAAATAATTTAGAGCACGCTCTATTAGTTCTTACGAAAACTGGATACACAGCAGTACCAGTTCTAGATCCAACTTATAAGTTAAAAGGTTTGATTAGTAGTACAGTAATTCTTGATGGTATACTAGGCCTTGAAAGAATTGAATTTGATCGACTAGATCAAATGGTTGTGGAAGATGTTATGACTACCAATATTGCTAAACTCCATATTAATGATAAAGTCACGAAAGCATTAGAGTTAGTAGTGGATCATCCTTTTATTTGTATTGTAAATGATGACCAAGTTTTAGAAGGAATCCTAACTAGACGATCAATACTAAAAAGGTTAAATAGTCATATTCGACGATTAAACAAATAA
- a CDS encoding MDR family MFS transporter, producing the protein MGVALEKNDKKLKSEKKKTHRPFVLAAVMLAMFMAAVEATIVSTAMPAIAADLGGFSLYSWVFSSYLLMNAVTVLIYGKLSDIFGRKPIIIIGISIFLVGSILCGLAVSIEMLILFRFIQGFGAGAVMPIASTIVGDMYTKEERAKIQGYLSSVWGISAVLGPAIGGLLVQFVSWRYVFWINVPLGLLAILVISLYLHEGIEKKKPSIDYKGAFLLFVSISSLMFVLVEGGVHWAWNSMVIITCIFIFAITFLLFIIQETKAVDPMMPFNIWKERPILIANVTSLTTGVMLIGISSFLPAFVQGVMEKPPIIAGFTLTTMSIGWPIAATIAGRILLKVGFRTTSIIGGIALIAGSIIFMTLNPEDGPLWAAFGSFMIGVGMGFSTTAFIVSIQSNVEWKQRGAATAANMFMRTLGSTVGAALLGGILNSKLQKHFQESGMADQLTVDSTTALMDEQSRQQLTDATKMVLQEGLTTSLNTVYFVVSLFAVVSFVLIILLPKKE; encoded by the coding sequence ATGGGGGTAGCACTTGAGAAAAATGACAAAAAATTAAAAAGTGAGAAGAAAAAAACACACCGTCCATTTGTCTTAGCTGCTGTAATGTTAGCGATGTTTATGGCTGCAGTGGAAGCAACAATTGTATCAACAGCTATGCCAGCAATTGCAGCAGATTTAGGTGGATTTTCTCTTTATAGTTGGGTTTTTTCATCATATTTATTAATGAATGCTGTAACAGTACTCATATATGGAAAACTGTCCGATATTTTTGGTAGGAAACCAATTATCATTATTGGTATTTCTATTTTTTTAGTAGGTTCTATATTATGTGGACTAGCAGTTTCGATTGAAATGTTAATACTTTTCCGTTTTATTCAAGGGTTCGGAGCGGGAGCTGTTATGCCAATTGCATCCACCATCGTAGGGGACATGTATACGAAAGAAGAACGGGCTAAAATACAAGGATATTTATCTAGTGTTTGGGGAATATCAGCAGTTCTTGGACCAGCGATTGGAGGATTACTAGTTCAATTTGTTAGTTGGCGTTATGTTTTTTGGATAAACGTACCGTTAGGATTATTAGCAATACTAGTAATTTCCTTGTATTTACATGAAGGGATAGAAAAAAAGAAACCATCCATTGATTATAAAGGTGCGTTTTTATTATTCGTCTCGATTAGCTCACTAATGTTCGTCCTTGTAGAAGGAGGAGTACATTGGGCATGGAACTCAATGGTAATCATAACGTGTATATTTATTTTTGCAATTACTTTTCTGCTGTTTATCATCCAAGAAACGAAAGCTGTTGACCCGATGATGCCATTCAATATATGGAAAGAACGTCCTATTTTAATTGCTAATGTCACATCTTTAACTACTGGTGTGATGTTAATTGGAATATCGAGTTTTCTTCCTGCGTTTGTTCAAGGAGTTATGGAAAAGCCACCTATTATTGCTGGTTTTACGCTAACAACGATGTCGATTGGTTGGCCAATTGCGGCTACTATTGCAGGTAGAATACTATTGAAAGTTGGGTTTAGGACTACATCTATTATTGGTGGAATTGCTTTAATAGCTGGTAGCATAATTTTCATGACATTAAACCCTGAGGATGGGCCGTTATGGGCGGCTTTCGGTTCGTTTATGATTGGTGTAGGGATGGGATTTTCTACTACAGCATTCATTGTCTCTATACAGAGTAATGTTGAATGGAAACAGCGAGGTGCCGCTACGGCTGCAAATATGTTTATGAGAACTCTTGGGAGTACAGTAGGGGCTGCACTGTTAGGTGGTATTTTAAACTCAAAATTACAAAAGCATTTTCAAGAAAGTGGAATGGCAGATCAGCTAACTGTGGACTCTACAACGGCCTTAATGGATGAGCAAAGTAGACAACAATTAACAGACGCAACGAAAATGGTTTTACAAGAAGGATTAACAACCTCTTTAAATACAGTCTACTTCGTAGTTTCCTTGTTTGCCGTTGTTAGTTTTGTCCTAATAATACTTTTGCCGAAAAAAGAATAA
- a CDS encoding VOC family protein: MINFKRLHHIQLCIPIGDEDKARDFYGRILQLKEKEKPEALKKNGGLWFDVGDIELHLGVESINSSPSKRHPAFEVENILEVKEYLKDRGVKIKEEIAIPNIERFTFTDPFGNRIEFMETT, encoded by the coding sequence ATTATAAACTTTAAAAGATTACACCATATTCAATTATGTATTCCAATAGGTGATGAAGATAAAGCTAGAGACTTTTACGGTCGTATTTTACAGTTAAAAGAAAAAGAAAAACCTGAAGCTTTAAAAAAGAATGGCGGATTATGGTTCGATGTTGGTGATATTGAACTTCATTTAGGTGTTGAATCCATTAATTCTAGTCCAAGTAAACGCCATCCTGCTTTTGAAGTAGAAAATATTTTGGAAGTGAAGGAGTACTTGAAAGATAGAGGCGTGAAAATTAAGGAGGAAATTGCAATTCCAAATATTGAACGTTTCACCTTTACTGACCCATTTGGAAATCGTATCGAATTTATGGAAACAACTTAA
- a CDS encoding sulfite exporter TauE/SafE family protein, producing MMDSILLLLFIGFIATFIGTLGGGGGLISLPAMLSLGVPIHAAIAANKFSNTFSSLGSFYTLWKKKEVKFLLACSLLPFTVAGGITGAYLASQLQEDTLLTIALVLLIFSTFLNLWKEYIKKWRNRRKQKSLFRPYYFFIGAFDGFFGPGQAILLMHSFLTAGYSYVTSIGLARLQTFASCIVSFSVYAYLGFFQPVVGILLAIGSFCGAQLAVKLAPTLSHLPWKSILTFVSLLLIIYISVQI from the coding sequence ATGATGGACTCTATTCTTTTATTACTGTTCATTGGATTTATTGCTACTTTTATTGGGACGTTAGGTGGCGGCGGAGGGTTAATTAGTTTACCAGCTATGCTTTCTCTTGGTGTACCAATTCATGCAGCAATTGCTGCAAACAAATTTTCTAATACATTTAGTTCGCTTGGTAGCTTCTATACACTATGGAAAAAGAAGGAGGTGAAATTCCTTTTAGCGTGTTCACTTTTACCTTTTACGGTTGCTGGTGGAATAACAGGAGCATATTTGGCCTCACAATTACAAGAAGACACATTGTTAACCATTGCCTTAGTGTTATTAATCTTTTCTACTTTTCTCAATCTGTGGAAGGAATATATAAAGAAATGGAGAAATAGGAGGAAACAGAAGAGTCTTTTTCGCCCCTATTATTTTTTCATAGGCGCTTTCGATGGTTTCTTTGGGCCAGGTCAGGCAATTTTACTTATGCATTCTTTTCTTACTGCTGGATATAGTTATGTTACATCGATTGGACTAGCTAGATTACAAACTTTTGCAAGTTGTATTGTATCCTTTTCTGTTTATGCGTATTTAGGATTTTTTCAGCCTGTAGTTGGAATTCTGCTAGCGATTGGATCATTTTGTGGAGCACAACTAGCAGTTAAACTAGCACCAACATTATCCCATCTCCCTTGGAAAAGCATCTTAACTTTTGTTTCTTTACTTTTGATTATTTACATTTCAGTACAAATCTAG
- a CDS encoding LysR family transcriptional regulator produces the protein MSTSEFYILTVLAKEKNMRKAAERLFVSQPALSQRLQTIEKAWNTKIFHRTQKGLLITPAGEKIVEFAKDVIQKEAKVKEEIYSLEEHVYGTLKIAVATIVGQYWLPKVLKRFIQTYPHAKVSLITGWSSDILQSLYQDEAHIGIIRGNPEWKGVKQHLLSDKLFLVDTEIEKIEDLRNTDRPFIQFKSDSTYYQEIQVWWHRKFQTAPKRTIVVDQIETCKQMALNGVGYAILPSITLQEEYDQINIIPLSDWKEEMHRDTWLIGYESSFQLKQVEAFMEILDKVLEEQGHS, from the coding sequence ATGAGTACTTCAGAATTTTATATATTAACGGTGTTAGCGAAAGAAAAAAATATGCGAAAAGCAGCAGAACGATTATTCGTTTCTCAACCAGCACTTTCCCAAAGACTTCAAACGATTGAAAAAGCATGGAATACAAAAATATTTCATCGTACTCAAAAAGGGTTATTAATTACTCCCGCTGGTGAAAAAATTGTCGAGTTTGCAAAAGATGTTATCCAAAAAGAAGCAAAAGTAAAAGAAGAAATTTATTCATTAGAGGAACATGTATATGGTACGCTAAAAATTGCTGTAGCAACAATTGTAGGTCAATATTGGTTGCCAAAAGTTTTAAAACGATTTATTCAAACATACCCACACGCTAAAGTATCTCTTATTACTGGTTGGAGCAGTGATATACTTCAAAGTCTCTATCAAGATGAAGCGCATATCGGAATTATTAGGGGAAATCCTGAATGGAAAGGTGTTAAACAACATCTATTATCAGATAAATTGTTTTTGGTAGATACAGAAATTGAAAAAATTGAAGATTTAAGAAATACGGATCGCCCATTTATTCAATTTAAAAGTGATTCTACCTATTACCAAGAAATCCAAGTATGGTGGCATAGAAAATTTCAAACAGCACCGAAAAGGACAATCGTTGTTGATCAAATTGAAACTTGCAAACAGATGGCACTAAACGGTGTAGGGTACGCGATTTTACCTTCAATAACATTACAAGAAGAGTATGACCAGATTAACATCATTCCTCTTAGTGATTGGAAGGAAGAAATGCACCGGGATACGTGGTTAATTGGATATGAATCATCCTTTCAATTAAAACAAGTGGAAGCATTTATGGAGATACTAGATAAAGTATTAGAAGAACAAGGGCATTCGTGA
- a CDS encoding DUF368 domain-containing protein, translating to MLKQLEWKNLFRGMLMGITELVPGVSSGTLAFILGIYDRLINAISGFFSKEWKAHISFLIPLGIGMVISLKAFSSIINYFLEYHYQPTQFLFLGLIIGILPLLYRESDMRNSFGGKHYLILFIAMIPVILLEFFRMEDAGAILVIENISTFGYIFLSGWLASMAMLLPGISGSLVLVILGTYATATTALEHLNFPIIITFGLGVVVGFIISSKIIKFLLNTFPKGTFASIIGLVIGSTYAVFPGLSSSMLTNIVSTITFIVGFFLVQFIGKKNKGMQM from the coding sequence ATGTTAAAACAATTAGAATGGAAAAACTTATTCCGAGGGATGTTAATGGGGATTACCGAACTCGTTCCTGGTGTTAGTAGTGGAACACTAGCGTTTATTTTAGGAATATATGACCGCCTTATTAATGCGATCAGTGGATTTTTTAGTAAGGAATGGAAGGCTCATATAAGTTTTTTAATTCCATTAGGAATTGGTATGGTTATCTCTTTGAAAGCATTTAGTTCTATTATCAATTATTTTTTAGAATATCATTATCAGCCAACTCAATTTTTATTTTTAGGTTTAATAATAGGAATTTTACCATTATTATACCGAGAATCAGATATGAGGAATTCTTTTGGTGGAAAGCATTATTTAATTCTATTTATTGCAATGATACCTGTCATTTTATTAGAATTTTTTAGAATGGAAGATGCAGGAGCTATTTTAGTAATTGAGAACATATCAACTTTTGGATATATTTTCCTTTCAGGATGGTTAGCAAGTATGGCCATGTTATTACCTGGTATAAGTGGCTCGCTAGTTTTGGTTATATTAGGCACGTATGCTACTGCTACAACGGCACTTGAGCATTTAAACTTTCCGATTATTATTACTTTCGGCTTAGGGGTAGTTGTAGGGTTTATTATAAGCAGTAAAATAATCAAATTTTTACTAAACACATTTCCTAAAGGAACTTTTGCATCTATAATAGGTCTGGTTATCGGTTCGACGTATGCTGTTTTCCCGGGCTTATCTAGTAGTATGTTAACAAATATAGTAAGTACTATTACCTTTATAGTAGGTTTTTTCCTAGTTCAATTTATTGGGAAAAAAAATAAAGGAATGCAAATGTAA